DNA from Hippocampus zosterae strain Florida chromosome 18, ASM2543408v3, whole genome shotgun sequence:
CTTGTGCTTGCTCTTTATGATGATGCCATTGATTGAGGTCTCTCTCAGAAAATGGTGACGTCATTATAGTGCCCTTTGCTTCGTCGTGGATTTCTTTTTACCCGTTTTAATGCTCCGCctcaaatgccacaagatggcatcaAACTACAGTAATGGTATGGGAAATGAATAATTTTGCCAACTTGTGCCATCATGGCGTTAATAAACTACATTGAAGTGAGGGGAGGAGTTTTTATTCGGTCGACCAAAGCCGTGTACAGTACAATAGAAAAGTAGTTCTTTGTCGCTATCAGGTGGCACCAACCGGCAATTACATGCTGATTTTTACTATTCGGGTCACGGCTCCAAGAGCAGGTCTGACAATTAAAGGTGACCAAAAACTATTGCAGACTTTCTCACCCACTATCAGAGGAGTCTGTAGCCTTATACACTGAGCATCAATGGCGGCTTTTTGCATTCTCGCCCTGGCTTGCTGTCATGTGTGAAAGGTATCGATCTGCGATGGGGAGTTTgaaaatggcacaaaatgtttttgtggtgTTCCAGATGCTACAATAGCAAAGCACTCTTTTTTTGGATGTCTCATAGAAGCTCCTCCTCCCACTTCAAAATAGTTCAGTCGTCACAAGAGGCTGCCAAAGCATCACATTTCTCTGATAGAGAGCTTTGTGCACAGGTGTTTGTCAgacctaaaaaaatgtttacgttTTTCTAGGGACTAACACAAGATGGTTTACTCCCCCACAAAAATCGGCAAATAGGTGAATTTACGAATCGCATATCAATACTCGGCGGGGGAACACTGTATAAGACAATGTAGATAACAGAAATAGCAGTATGAACAAAAGTTGAGATAATAAATCAATCACAATGATCCTGAATTAAAAAGCAATTGTATGACTTGGGCTGTTGTCGGGGTCTTCCACCTGGCCTTTTCTTATAAGTGCAATTTTTGTTCAAACTCTGGCGAATCCACATAACCCACATTTCTAGAGTCCATTTTCAACATGTGACCAACATACCGGGAATTCGATCGTAGGCTTCGGGTACCTTCAGCGGGCATTCGTTTGGGTTTTTGAGTTGTCCAGTCGCAGCCACGCCACGCCCCGTTGGGTGTAGCGCACCATGGCGCTCACGCTAGAAGTCAGGCTCAGCGGACCGACCGCGGCATCCAGCTTTGCCAGAAGACCTTAGAAGAAAAATGTAGATGTTTgtcaatattttaaataaacacacattacCAAAATATCtaaatatgttttgaaaatttAACACCACCCTACCACTGCCTTTGCCTGCCATCTGATCCGCCTGCTCCCACAGTTCGTgagcactcagaaataacgttGTGATGTTGACATAAGACAGCGCCACCTGCTCCACGGCGACGGGAACAGCCACACTGCTGCCACTTCCGCAGGCTGGGGACGGGATGCTGGCCATAGGGGACGGTGTGCTCGGGCCCCTAGAATGAAGATGCGAGAGGAAAGGAACGTGTGACGGCGCCGTGGCGTGCCATGCTGCTGACTCACTTTGAGACGCAAACGGAAGACTCAAGTGCGGGATTCTGGAAGATAATTTGGGCAGATTTTAAGAAGGCTGGCGAAAAGTGACGGAAATTCAAACGTGACGACAAATACGGACATTGAAGTGCTCGGTGAGTGTCTTGGAGTACTTGAGCGCAGTTTTATGCTTTTGGCGAAACATCGCCATCTGCAGGAGAGACTGGCACTTCAGACTGTAACACACCATGAGAGAGAGCGCTTCAACCTTCATCAAGACAAAAGCTCAAAGTATTAATGACTGGAAATGTGCATCTCCACGGTATGTTTCCACCAAGCAATGGGGTTGACTAGTCTCCTGTATTTATTTCTCAGGAGAGAGCAATACTATGAGAGAAAAGTTGTGTTACAATGATGTCCTGTTACGGGAACATGTCCCAGAAAATGGTACCTTGCTCATCGCAATTGATATGCTGCTTGGCGGAAACAACGCTAGATTTCTGATGAGATAGTGACCGTTACCATAATGCTACAAAATCCATCTCTGAGGGGTGAGCAGACGTGTCCACCAAGTTTTTAAGCTTCAGCACAAACCTGTGAAAGAGCACATATTGACAtgagtgggggggtggggggggggaccaaaacaaaacaaaaatagataaGGACCCAAAGGAGTACAATGAACCCCAGCTGTATTGCCCAAGCGAGCCCAATTGGTATAGAAGAGGGGTGAATGGAAATCAGCAATATTTCAattctcttgttttgtttttttttggccattatACCAGCCAACTTCAAATGGGAGTGAAgcccgttttgtttttgttttgtttgtttattgaacataaaacatatacaataataatttgacagaaaataaggtagataaaaaaaagtaaaaagaaagaaatcagtcttcattcaacacagttattatgttcaagggagtaggatgaagtaaaaaacttatctagtcctaccccgttatgtgtttatatctactaaatcatttttatatcaatcagaaaagaaaaagtaagaagaagtctccattaaggctcatactttacccttaaccgtgatatttttacaacttttggtttgtatcgggattatatacatcctcaccctggcactcttgtgtcaattttctcttgtattcataatggttatttcaatacctttctctatttatcaacttagttctgatttatcattatatttaatgtttagaatttatcattttaactctgattgatgtaggttgtttgtactatttttttgaatttgtttttgaactcagcaagtgtGTTCAAAGCATGTGGGAAGTGTAAAACCAAAataagttttttgtttgtttggtttttttttaatgtggtcgCTTTCACGTGGATCCGTAACAATCCGGCTATCAGGTGCGACCAAAAGGGGTTCGTTGTACTGCAAAGACACTCGTGCTCTCACTTCAGGAGCTCCACCGTCTCGGCAAACATAGTATAGGAAGACATGGAAATCTGCGGGTCCTTCTCCATGGCGAGGCCACTTTCCACGAAAAACATGGCGGCGTCCAGGTAATTGAAGGCTTTGCTGAGCTTATCCGACTAAAAGGAAGCACACCAGAGACTTTTGAGGTCAAAGCTGACAAAAAGGGTtgtcagtctgctttcatggaggactacATGAACGTCAACAATAGCtactgttgagaggctgaaatacGGGATTTCTATGGCAGCTTAGCTAACCAAATTGGAATGGCAATTTTCTTCCTCAACTAACGCAAAAACAAGAGATGGAAAGGATTTGGTGTCAGACCTCGGCATCTGCTTTGTGCTTCAGTCGCTTGGCCTCCTTGATGTAGTGCTTGACCGGATAGTGCCTGCGGGAAGTCATTGGATGACGAAACCTCACTGATCGTGTGACTAAACACACTTGAAACGTTTGAATCTCACCTGTCCTTAGTTTTGAGAGAGTGTCGAGAGGTCTCGACTTCCCTGGGGGGCCGCAAGGACGACGACCGCTTCTGCTGGCAGACCAAAATAAAGGGCAAGTAGAATACTAGGTGCCCCATTGCATCCTTTGATTGAGGGGTTCACAAACATTTGTGGTCCATGGACCCTATACCGGTGAAATTTTTCAAAGAGCACTCTCATAATCCCAACTGCAGTTAAACTATAAACAACCACGTGTACCACTAAATGGCAGAGGTACTAAAAACTTGACATTTGCATTTCCTTTAAGTTtactgacatttatttattttaattgactcccagaccccagtttgagaaccgcTGCGTTAATGGAATGTTACCTTCTCTGCGTGCATGTTCTTTGCGTGGCTGCTCCTATGCTTGGAGGAGTCTCCGCTCTTGAGCATCTTCTCATGAGATCCTTTGTGCATCTTCGAGTCTTTAGTCGATTCTTTTGTGGGCTTCTCCAAGTGCGCCTGCTTTTTCTTCGCCTTCTTGTGCTCCTGTTCGCCTGGTTGGGTGGCGCAACCCCTAAAGGGTGAGAAGATCAAAATGTTGAGTGGTTACTGGACACAACACACATCGGCTATTGCGTCAAAAGAACATTTGCATTCCAAGTGCAACCGCTCAATCACACCAATGGtaccaaacatttaaaaaaaaaaaaaaaaaaaaaactgagccaGGTAAGAGCTGGCTTCGGTTGgccagtgtgaaaggggctgtTGTGTGACAGACATTTACGGAAGGAACGCAGCGGTCGCCATCCTTCGAGATCAGCGCCCCAAACTAAACCCTACGGCACCGCGCACTGGGAATTCCGCCTTTCGTTGAACCTACTCCACTTTGACAGAAGAATCCTTGTTGgatgatgtcatctttttctcCAGCTTCCGCTTCTTTCTGGGAAGACGCTTGTCATCCAGCTCCACCTGGAAGTTGCCAAACACGGGTTTAAACACAAATAGAACACCTGACAGGTGAAAATATGTgacgaaaagaaaaaggaacagTTGAAATTGTATTCGAAAGCCCAATATCCCAAACTCCTGACTAGTATGTTGTTTACGAGAGCTCACGGTTTGAGGTAGAGTCTTCTTGCTGGCCTTGAGGTGTTTTTTGGTCTCGGCATTCCCGGGTGTCACTCGAGGGACTCTTGAGAGCAGACTGAGGTCGATCTTTACCAGTAGGCTTCCCTCGGGCCTGTTGTGGATGTCCTGAGAAGATTTAGGCACGCGGCTTGAACTCTTGCAGGACTtgtggggaggggagggttCAGCTTTGGGAATGGTTTTGGCTTGTCGGAGAACTTCCACCTCAGCTTTGTGACTGCTGACTTTGATTGGTGGGGCGTGGGTAGAAATATGGCAAGAGCAGCTGAGTGGAGACGACGGACACCTACAGGTAGCATCCCGTTGGACCCTCTCAAGCCTTGATTCGGTCTTTTGCACGCCTGCTGATTTAAAAGTCCTCTTTCTTTTCAGGCCACTGCTCGAGTTTTGTGAGTGTTCCGTTTTCGTTTTGACTTTGGGTCTGTCTGAGAAAGGGGGCGATTTATCTGCTAAAGCATCCCCAGATAACGCATAGTCCTTCGGCGGTTTGCACGTGACGCCCGGGTGTTTCAAAGAACCGTCGTTAAGAGAGCTTTCGTGCAAACGGTCATCGCAAGGCTGCACTCTTGTCTGCTTTCCGCCGCGCTCAGCCGATTTTGTTGCCTCGGCAGTAAGGTGTTTGGAGCCGCATTGCAGTTTGGGGGTAGGGTTCTCGCAGACGACATTGAGGCCCCCTCGGGCCTCGTTGCCGGAGTTCTGTTGAGTGGACTGGATCCAGTTGCCCAACTGCCAGTCGCCACGTCCTGCCGTTGCGTCAGTCTAGTGAGAGATGGCGTACATAAGCGCAATTCAGCAAAATATAcactcagacttttttttagctACAACACCAAAATATGTGCATTTTAATCTAATGACATCATTTAGACTGGAATTTAGATAATTATTAAATGCATAAATATGATGTAATCAAGTATCTGAGTTATCTGAGTCAAGTGGTTAACGCATTTTGCAATTAATGGAGGGGTGGAGTCTATCAGCTCTCATTAAATAAAAACTGCTTGCCTCAGTTTTGCGGCTCACCGTCAGTCCACAAGGCTCACCGGCTTCACTGTCGTCATCCGACTCAGATCGGGAGCTGCTGTCAGAGTCACTGGAACTCGCCGACTCCACGTCGCTGGAATGAGCATCTTTCTGCGAACtaaaaaacaaagcatgaaGTGATGATACAATGGAACCATCTATTACTCTAAtctgacatttttaaatgacatacgTGTGCACATCAACAGATATTCGATAAACTCCGGGTATATTATAATAATCCATGTGATGAGATATCATTGACAATATGATAATACTTCACACTTTGCCTGAATTTtacaaatattatatatacgCCAACGTCTGAATCTTATGGGTTTTCTTGTTCAGAtgacattttatattgaatTCTTCATTCATCCTGCCTTTTTGTTCGACTTTAATGGTTGCGTGGTATTTTAAGTCAGTGTTTATGCTGCTACGACAATTTCATGTCCTTCACGAGATGGGTTGTTTTTCCACATTCCGATCATAATAGGCACCAAGTGAACAGTTAGATTTAATCACAGCagagctttattttgaaaatgaaagattAGTCAGCGGGTTCACACGAGTTCAATCAAACGCTTGCCGCTCACACCGATTCATCACCATCTTTAGTCATACTTGTCTAAAGAAGAATTTGGGACTCACAATAGTCGGGAGTTCTGCACGTCGAGACGGTGAGGATCTCCAGGAGAACCattgtggctttctggaaaataaacaaaagcaaagatgtGTCCCaatccccaaaaataaaatacccaAACCAAAACCACCACATTCAATCGAATGTAATAAACGAACACGAGaatccattttgttttatcaAACAGCATTCACTTAGCTTTCTGTATTTTCATGTCAATTGCCCGATAGAAGTAATCTGCTTATGTGTGTCAGTTACAGATGGCAGTTTCTACTTTGCATGGTCCACAATGTACTGGAACAAGACCCGTTATTTTACTGCATTGTACTGTAGCAAGGGTGTGTTATTGACTCACGCTGCCGCCCTGGACATGAAGAAGCTTGCTTTTCTTCCTGTGAGGagatgcgcacgcacacacacacacacacacacacacacacacacacacacacacacacacacacacacaaaataaaaatagcttgTTAAACTAGCTTATTACTACATGTGATACACGATACAGTGGAACAAGAATATCGAAAGACTATGGACATACAATTTGGGATCTCAAGGATGGGGGAAAACGTGGTTCTAAAACGTGTACAAAAAGTCAAGTTGGCATCCGTAGCAGCATACAAACCTACCAGTTGATCAATCTTACCTTTGCAGGGGTTGCTTCAGACTTGGGGATGTGTATGGCGGTCAGGAGTGGCGGCCAGGAGTGAGTCATCTCCTACAGAcacataaaatggaaaaaatataaaagtcTCCATCTATAATGATGAGCATACAGCAAACAATGgggctgttgggggggggggggggggggggggggtcctgaagAACGTGTAAAGAAGTCCTTACCGTaccaacaaagtaaaatatACCTTCAAGATGTCTTCCACACACACCGCTTCACTGGTCTTTGTCTACAAAAGGtcggaaaatgttattttgaaatgatttcagcATGAAGACTAAACATGTCAACGGAGGTCATTTTTATTTCGAACATGAAGCCGTCAGTACCGTTGTAAACCAAGCACTGGAGTTCTTACCTCCAGATACTGCGGCAACATTTTGGCCTTTGCATGGTCGGCCTTTTGGATCTCCTGCAGATGTAAGTGCGACTCTGGCGTAGGTTTCAAGTCAGGCGAGCCACCGAGCAGCTGGTCCTGGCCGTCCATAGGCCTGACGTACGCCGTGGGCTTCTGCATCACGGCAACACTGGCTTGCTTTGACGAGGGCAGCGGCGGCAAGCTCTGCAAGAGCAAGGGGTTGCCGCTTTTGCCGGCCTGATGCAGGGAAGCTTCCGCTGGAGAGTGTCTGAGGTTTAACGCGGAACCGTCGGCCATATTGGCAGAGGGGGTGTCTGTGGAATCCTGGCGTGAGTCAAAGGTGCCTTGAGCCTCACCGGAATGTAGGAAAGGTATCGGCTTGACGTCCAGAGACTGAGCAGAACTTTCCTGAGGACTGGTAGCATTCTCCCTGAGATCCGACAGAGCTGCAACCTTCTTTTGATCATCAACTGAAGCCTTTGGTATGGTGAGCGAGCATCCGTTGTGGTTTGCGGAGGAAGTGGAGATGTCGCTCGTCGTCTGAAACGGGTCATTATTACTTTCACGGTTTTGGCTAGATACGTGATGGGTCGGGTCTTGGATGAGAAATGTGCTGGGCCGACTCGTGTTCGGCTGCCCTCGATCAGACTCTGTGAAGTTAGACGGAGCTGCCGGAGGCTGTGGGGAATTGTTGACATCTTCATAGCTGCCCAGCATTTTCTGGATCCTGTTGGAAAGCTCATCACCTTTGTTTGTCTAAAAAAGCAAGAGGCGAAAACATTTCATGTAAGGGCATTACAGCAAAACTCGACGCGCCAGGTGAGCAAACAATAAACAGTGATAGTGCGGGAGAGCACCGTAAACACATCAAAGAATTATCTGAGGAATATTGAATTGAGCATTGAAATGGGTTAAGTCTGCACCTCCGATCGAAAACGCTGACAGTTGTTGGCAATCTTGTTGGTTATCTTAATCAAAcatccccaaaaacaaacaaggaaaAGCAACCTAGACGAGAATCGTTGATTTTTGAGCAATTGAACATGCTATGTGGCCAGCGTCTGCACTGAGCCGTGTTCATTCGGACAACGAGCGTCACTTGTTAAGGTACCTCGCcaaaattagatttttaaaagATTGAAAGAACATCGAACACTGGGCCGAACTCAAACCAACTATTGTGAAGCAACCGAGATGTTCTCGACTCCCAAAGCAAATCATTAGTAAACAATGAAAAGTTGTGGCAAcgacggaaaaaaaacattgtcaagtAAACGTAGCACATACTTTGTACGGCTGTCCGAAAAGCGGCACATTCTCAGCGCCGAGTTCTTTGGCTTGGCTGGTTTCTTGGTTCCTCTGTTCCCAGGCTCGGAGGCGGAGACGATTCCTTTCTTCATCGTATACGCTGTAGAGCATCATCAGGAGAGACCGATTTTAGAGCACCGATACAGTAACGAGACACTGAGAGACATTCAAGAGAATAAAACCATCGTCTGGGAAGGTGCCTG
Protein-coding regions in this window:
- the aff1 gene encoding AF4/FMR2 family member 1, translating into MATKPSVYDEERNRLRLRAWEQRNQETSQAKELGAENVPLFGQPYKTNKGDELSNRIQKMLGSYEDVNNSPQPPAAPSNFTESDRGQPNTSRPSTFLIQDPTHHVSSQNRESNNDPFQTTSDISTSSANHNGCSLTIPKASVDDQKKVAALSDLRENATSPQESSAQSLDVKPIPFLHSGEAQGTFDSRQDSTDTPSANMADGSALNLRHSPAEASLHQAGKSGNPLLLQSLPPLPSSKQASVAVMQKPTAYVRPMDGQDQLLGGSPDLKPTPESHLHLQEIQKADHAKAKMLPQYLETKTSEAVCVEDILKEMTHSWPPLLTAIHIPKSEATPAKEEKQASSCPGRQQSHNGSPGDPHRLDVQNSRLFSQKDAHSSDVESASSSDSDSSSRSESDDDSEAGEPCGLTVSRKTETDATAGRGDWQLGNWIQSTQQNSGNEARGGLNVVCENPTPKLQCGSKHLTAEATKSAERGGKQTRVQPCDDRLHESSLNDGSLKHPGVTCKPPKDYALSGDALADKSPPFSDRPKVKTKTEHSQNSSSGLKRKRTFKSAGVQKTESRLERVQRDATCRCPSSPLSCSCHISTHAPPIKVSSHKAEVEVLRQAKTIPKAEPSPPHKSCKSSSRVPKSSQDIHNRPEGSLLVKIDLSLLSRVPRVTPGNAETKKHLKASKKTLPQTVELDDKRLPRKKRKLEKKMTSSNKDSSVKVEGCATQPGEQEHKKAKKKQAHLEKPTKESTKDSKMHKGSHEKMLKSGDSSKHRSSHAKNMHAEKQKRSSSLRPPREVETSRHSLKTKDRHYPVKHYIKEAKRLKHKADAESDKLSKAFNYLDAAMFFVESGLAMEKDPQISMSSYTMFAETVELLKFVLKLKNLVDTSAHPSEMDFVALCLKCQSLLQMAMFRQKHKTALKYSKTLTEHFNNPALESSVCVSKGPSTPSPMASIPSPACGSGSSVAVPVAVEQVALSYVNITTLFLSAHELWEQADQMAGKGSGLLAKLDAAVGPLSLTSSVSAMVRYTQRGVAWLRLDNSKTQTNAR